In the Hordeum vulgare subsp. vulgare chromosome 7H, MorexV3_pseudomolecules_assembly, whole genome shotgun sequence genome, one interval contains:
- the LOC123412460 gene encoding germin-like protein 8-4, whose protein sequence is MPSLTKQLTMASSSTLFCLSALLVLASWQATAYDPSPLQDFCIADMKAPVRVNGFACKDPMAATPEDFFNAAMLDQPRDTKASKVRSNVTNINVINFPGLNTLGISLARIDYGPLGVNTPHIHPRATELLTVLEGTLYLGFVTSNPNRLFSKIVKKGDVFVFPKAMIHFQMNLAHDKPAAALSSLSSQNPGVISIANAVFGSKPPISDDVLATAFQVEKDLIHWLQSQFWENNNY, encoded by the exons ATGCCTTCATTGACAAAGCAACTCACAATGGCTTCTTCTTCCACATTGTTTTGCCTTTCTGCCCTCCTTGTGCTGGCCTCATGGCAGGCCACTGCCTACGATCCTAGCCCTCTTCAAGACTTCTGCATCGCCGACATGAAGGCGCCTG TGCGAGTCAATGGATTTGCTTGCAAGGACCCAATGGCCGCAACCCCGGAAGACTTCTTCAACGCAGCCATGCTCGATCAGCCTAGGGATACCAAGGCCAGCAAGGTCAGGTCCAACGTCACCAACATCAATGTCATCAATTTTCCTGGCCTCAACACCCTCGGCATCTCCCTGGCACGCATCGACTATGGGCCATTAGGTGTCAACACGCCGCACATACACCCCCGTGCCACCGAGCTCCTCACGGTGCTTGAGGGGACACTCTACCTTGGATTTGTCACATCCAACCCAAACAGGCTCTTCTCCAAGATAGTTAAGAAGGGTGATGTATTCGTATTCCCAAAAGCAATGATTCACTTCCAAATGAACCTGGCGCATGACAAGCCAGCAGCCGCCTTGTCCTCGCTCAGCAGCCAAAACCCTGGGGTTATTTCTATCGCCAATGCAGTCTTTGGATCAAAGCCACCAATTTCAGATGATGTTCTAGCCACGGCGTTTCAGGTGGAGAAGGATCTGATTCACTGGCTTCAATCTCAGTTCTGGGAGAATAACAACTACTAG